Proteins found in one Magnolia sinica isolate HGM2019 chromosome 5, MsV1, whole genome shotgun sequence genomic segment:
- the LOC131245762 gene encoding pentatricopeptide repeat-containing protein At1g33350-like gives MTSSNRFLSKPILNQHILSLLEKCTHLSHLKQLQSYLVTLGHGQTQFFAFKLVRFSILSLTDLSYARLIFDHLDSPNIYLYTAMITAYASHSDSRSALLLYSRMLRLNRPRPNHFIFPHVLKSCSDGSSINDIRTVHTQILKSGFDEYAVVQTALVDSYSKYSDLETARRVFDGMSERNVVSWTAMVSGYARVGMVGDAVLLFEEMPERDVPSWNAVIAGCAQNGLFSEAISLFRRMLHVGAHEERPNQITVVCALSACAHLGMLRLGKWIHGYVRKNNIGPSSFIANALLDMYGKCGSLNEARRVFNEMPERSLTLWNSMINCLALHGQSETAITIFKAMEHVGVKPDEVTFVGLLNACTHGGLVDEGCSYFKSMSHDYRIEPQIEHYGCVIDLLGRVGRFEEAMEVIRGMKIETDEVVWGSLLNGSKIHGNMELAELSVRKLLEIDPNNAGSAVMLANIYSECGRWDDVGMVRKMLKERGVQKTPGCSWIEVDNKVHQFYSADKTHPRAEEIHKILEGLAGLSKHDLFRNCMPVLFD, from the coding sequence ATGACATCCTCCAACAGATTCCTATCAAAACCAATCCTCAACCAACACATCCTATCGCTGCTTGAGAAATGCACCCATCTCAGCCATCTAAAACAGCTCCAATCCTACCTTGTAACACTGGGCCATGGCCAGACCCAGTTCTTCGCATTCAAGCTCGTCCGATTCTCCATCCTCTCCCTCACCGACCTCAGCTACGCCCGCCTCATCTTTGATCATCTCGATTCCCCCAATATCTATCTCTACACTGCCATGATCACCGCCTACGCCTCGCATTCTGATTCCCGATCGGCCCTCCTCTTATACAGCAGAATGCTCCGTCTGAACCGTCCTCGGCCCAATCATTTCATCTTCCCCCATGTACTAAAATCTTGTTCTGATGGTTCTTCTATCAATGATATCAGGACCGTCCATACCCAGATTTTGAAATCGGGTTTCGATGAGTATGCAGTTGTACAGACCGCGCTGGTGGATTCTTATTCGAAGTATTCAGATCTTGAAACCGCTCGCCGGGTGTTTGACGGAATGTCTGAGAGGAATGTTGTGTCCTGGACGGCTATGGTTTCTGGGTATGCGAGAGTTGGGATGGTGGGGGATGCTGTTTTGCTTTTCGAGGAAATGCCTGAGAGGGACGTTCCATCTTGGAATGCTGTGATTGCTGGGTGTGCACAGAACGGGCTTTTCTCCGAGGCAATCTCATTGTTCCGAAGAATGCTCCATGTGGGTGCCCATGAAGAGAGGCCCAATCAGATAACCGTTGTATGTGCTCTCTCTGCTTGTGCGCACCTTGGCATGCTCCGTCTTGGCAAATGGATACATGGATATGTCCGCAAAAACAACATTGGCCCCAGCTCGTTCATTGCGAACGCTCTCCTTGACATGTATGGAAAATGTGGGAGCTTGAATGAGGCGAGACGGGTGTTCAATGAAATGCCTGAGAGAAGTTTGACATTATGGAATTCCATGATTAACTGCCTTGCGCTGCATGGGCAAAGCGAGACTGCAATTACTATTTTTAAAGCGATGGAACACGTGGGTGTCAAGCCAGATGAGGTCACCTTTGTGGGGTTGTTGAATGCCTGTACCCATGGAGGATTGGTCGATGAAGGCTGTAGCTATTTCAAATCAATGAGTCACGATTATAGAATCGAGCCTCAGATTGAGCACTATGGGTGTGTCATAGACCTTCTTGGTCGAGTTGGACGGTTCGAGGAAGCCATGGAAGTTATAAGGGGGATGAAAATTGAGACTGATGAGGTCGTTTGGGGTTCTTTGCTTAATGGGAGTAAGATTCATGGGAATATGGAGTTGGCAGAATTATCTGTCCGGAAACTGCTTGAGATTGATCCAAACAATGCGGGTTCTGCTGTTATGTTGGCAAATATCTACAGTGAATGTGGGAGGTGGGATGATGTGGGGATGGTGAGAAAGATGTTGAAGGAACGGGGAGTGCAAAAGACACCAGGGTGCAGTTGGATTGAGGTTGATAACAAAGTTCACCAGTTCTACTCAGCTGATAAGACGCACCCTAGAGCTGAGGAGATTCACAAGATTCTGGAAGGTTTAGCTGGGTTGTCGAAGCATGATCTGTTTCGGAATTGTATGCCTGTACTCTTTGATTGA